The uncultured Hyphomonas sp. genome includes a region encoding these proteins:
- a CDS encoding TerB family tellurite resistance protein, producing MNILRNLFRSRTPAERDMDPKLAAAALLVEAALVDGVYVNIESDMIAEILLDAFDLDADQVDDLITEGETLAEEAVDSFNFTRHVKKLPMETRVSVIEGLYRVALSDGERSDEEDAFIRHVASLLYVDDVSRAGARQRAEARRTA from the coding sequence ATGAACATCCTGCGAAACCTCTTCCGGTCCCGGACACCCGCAGAGCGGGATATGGACCCGAAGCTGGCCGCTGCTGCGCTTCTGGTCGAAGCTGCGCTGGTCGATGGCGTATATGTGAACATCGAAAGCGACATGATCGCAGAGATCCTGCTGGACGCGTTCGATCTGGACGCCGACCAGGTGGATGATCTGATCACCGAAGGCGAAACGCTCGCCGAAGAGGCCGTCGATTCCTTCAATTTCACCCGGCATGTGAAAAAACTTCCCATGGAAACAAGGGTTTCAGTGATTGAGGGGCTGTACCGGGTGGCGCTTTCCGACGGGGAGCGGTCTGACGAGGAGGATGCCTTCATCCGCCATGTCGCCTCGCTGCTCTATGTGGATGATGTCTCCCGCGCAGGCGCCCGTCAGCGCGCCGAAGCCCGTCGCACGGCCTAA
- the fdxA gene encoding ferredoxin FdxA, with protein MTYIVVDACIRCKYMDCVEVCPVDCFYEGENMLVIHPEECIDCGVCEPECPVEAIKPDTEDDPDGKWLKLNSEYSKTWPNITRMKEPPADREEFAQETGKLEKYFSANPGAGD; from the coding sequence ATGACCTATATCGTTGTCGACGCCTGTATCCGCTGCAAATACATGGATTGCGTCGAGGTTTGCCCTGTCGATTGCTTCTACGAGGGCGAGAACATGCTCGTCATCCATCCGGAGGAGTGCATCGACTGCGGCGTCTGCGAACCGGAATGCCCGGTCGAGGCCATCAAGCCCGATACCGAGGACGATCCGGACGGCAAATGGTTGAAGCTCAATTCCGAGTATTCGAAGACCTGGCCAAACATCACGCGTATGAAAGAGCCGCCGGCCGACCGTGAAGAGTTTGCACAGGAAACTGGTAAACTTGAGAAATACTTCAGCGCCAATCCGGGTGCTGGCGACTGA
- a CDS encoding S4 domain-containing protein: MADTLRLDVWLWRARFFKTRSLAAGHVRGRGVRLSHNGQTRRIDKPGQVITPGDVVTLARGAHITSLEILDLGTRRGPPAEAQALYRLLEGGPE, from the coding sequence ATGGCCGACACGCTGCGCCTTGATGTCTGGCTGTGGCGAGCGCGCTTTTTCAAGACACGGTCCCTGGCTGCCGGCCATGTGCGCGGACGCGGGGTACGCCTGTCGCACAACGGGCAGACCCGGCGGATCGACAAGCCCGGACAGGTGATCACACCGGGTGATGTTGTAACCCTTGCGCGAGGGGCGCATATAACCAGCCTCGAGATCCTGGACCTTGGCACACGGCGCGGCCCGCCGGCGGAGGCTCAGGCGCTCTACAGACTGTTGGAAGGCGGACCTGAATGA